A single Staphylococcus muscae DNA region contains:
- the nadD gene encoding nicotinate (nicotinamide) nucleotide adenylyltransferase, producing the protein MKCIVIYGGQFNPIHSAHEMIASEVNAALKPDEFYFMPSYLSPLKVHEQPIPIKDRLAMIQLVIDNLGFGELRTDEIERKGKSYTYDTIKAIYDEDPNVSIFFVIGTDQYDQLDKWYRINDLKQIVTFIVVNRGRKIESADASIKPLEIPEMAISSTIIREKCKNHETIHMWVPLNVESYILRRGLYG; encoded by the coding sequence ATGAAATGCATCGTCATTTATGGGGGGCAATTCAATCCGATTCATAGCGCTCATGAAATGATAGCGAGTGAAGTAAATGCAGCATTAAAACCTGATGAATTTTATTTCATGCCAAGCTATTTGTCACCACTTAAGGTTCATGAGCAACCGATCCCCATTAAAGATCGGCTTGCTATGATTCAACTTGTAATCGATAACTTAGGCTTTGGTGAACTGCGCACGGATGAAATTGAACGCAAAGGTAAAAGTTATACGTATGATACGATAAAAGCTATATACGATGAAGATCCGAATGTTTCAATATTTTTTGTGATTGGCACCGATCAGTATGATCAATTAGATAAATGGTATCGTATCAACGACTTAAAACAAATTGTGACGTTTATCGTTGTAAATCGTGGTCGAAAAATAGAAAGTGCTGACGCATCTATTAAGCCACTCGAAATTCCAGAAATGGCAATTAGCTCTACAATCATACGAGAAAAGTGCAAAAATCATGAAACGATTCATATGTGGGTGCCATTAAATGTAGAGTCGTATATCTTGAGGAGGGGTTTGTATGGATAA
- the rsfS gene encoding ribosome silencing factor, translated as MNANELLTLTVQAVDEKKAEDIISINMQGISDIADYFLVCHGNNERQVQAIAKAAKDKAEEQGIHVKRMEGYDEARWILIDLADVVVHVFHKDERDYYNLEKLYQDAEILGYQEVIKS; from the coding sequence ATGAACGCAAATGAATTATTAACGTTAACTGTACAGGCAGTAGATGAAAAAAAAGCAGAAGATATTATTTCAATTAATATGCAAGGAATCTCAGATATTGCTGACTATTTTTTAGTGTGTCATGGTAACAATGAACGTCAAGTTCAAGCGATTGCTAAAGCGGCAAAAGACAAAGCAGAAGAACAAGGCATTCATGTGAAACGCATGGAGGGCTACGATGAAGCACGTTGGATTTTAATTGATCTTGCAGATGTTGTTGTGCATGTTTTTCATAAAGATGAGCGTGATTACTACAATCTTGAAAAGTTATATCAAGATGCTGAAATTTTAGGCTATCAAGAGGTTATTAAGTCATAA
- a CDS encoding class I SAM-dependent DNA methyltransferase — MAYQTLSAFYDQLTDDQPYHRWQEIVQHFLPKSHVSSILDLGCGTGTLTTTFLNFSDEVIGMDLSEEMVAFAQQKNDKITWKVGDMSDFQLSKRFDAITILCDSLNYLADEEDVLATFNHVHQHLKNDGVLIFDVHTTYKMETQFNGATYLDDRENLTLVWQTEPGELPHSVWHDLVFFVREDNGRYVRHDETQFQRTLDKAIYQSMLESIGFKNITTFYDFDLTCDDPKSDRLFFVASK, encoded by the coding sequence ATGGCGTACCAAACACTCAGTGCTTTTTATGATCAATTGACAGACGATCAACCTTATCATCGTTGGCAAGAAATTGTCCAGCATTTTTTACCTAAATCTCATGTGTCATCTATATTAGATTTAGGATGTGGCACCGGAACTTTAACGACTACATTTCTAAATTTTTCTGATGAAGTCATCGGAATGGATTTAAGTGAAGAAATGGTAGCATTTGCACAACAAAAAAATGACAAAATAACATGGAAAGTCGGGGACATGTCTGATTTTCAACTGTCAAAACGTTTTGATGCTATTACGATATTATGTGATTCGTTAAATTACTTGGCAGATGAAGAAGATGTACTTGCTACGTTTAACCATGTACATCAACATTTAAAAAATGATGGCGTGTTGATTTTTGACGTTCATACAACATATAAAATGGAGACACAATTTAACGGTGCGACTTATTTAGACGACCGAGAAAATTTAACACTCGTTTGGCAAACAGAACCAGGCGAATTACCCCATAGTGTGTGGCATGATTTAGTATTTTTCGTTCGAGAAGATAACGGACGATATGTACGCCATGATGAAACACAATTTCAGAGAACACTAGATAAAGCAATCTATCAAAGTATGTTAGAGTCGATTGGTTTTAAAAATATTACAACATTTTATGACTTTGATCTTACATGTGATGACCCTAAAAGTGACAGATTATTTTTTGTTGCTTCCAAATAA